The Halomicrobium zhouii region TTCGTTCACTGTGTTAGACCCCCAGGTACCGCTGGCGCGTCTCGTCGTCCTCGCGCAGTTCGTCGGCGGACCCGCTGAACACGACCGCACCCTGGTCGACGACGTAACACCGGTCGGCGATCTGCATCGCTGCCGCGGCGTTCTGCTCGACGAGCAACACCGTCGTCCCGTCGTCGCGGATGCGCTCGATGGCGTTCTCGACGGTCTCGATGATCTGCGGGGCGAGCCCCTCGTAGGGCTCGTCCAGCATCAGGAGATCTGTGCTCTGTTTCAGCGCGCGGGCGATGGCGAGCATCTGTTGCTCGCCGCCCGAGAGCGTGCCGGCCTGCTGACTGGCGCGCTCGCCGAGTCGCGGGAAGTCGTCGTACACCTCCTCGGTCGTCATGCCGGTGTGTTCGAAGTCGATGTCCCGGCCCCAGGTGTTCGAGGGGTTCGAGACGACCTCGGCGAGGTGGAGGTTCTCCTCCACGGTGAGGTTGGCGAAGACCCGGCGCTCCTCGGGGACGTGCGAGATGCCCAGCGCCGAGATGTCCTCGGTCGGCAGGTCGGTGATGTTCCGTCCCTTGTAGGTGATCGTGCCGTCCCGGACCGTCGGCGGGCGCGCGCCCGCGATGCTCCTGAGCGTCGTGGTCTTGCCCGCGCCGTTGCGGCCCAGTAGCGCGCAAATCTCGCCTTCCTCGACGTGCATCGACACGTCGCGGAGGATGTGACTCTCGCCGTAGTAGCTGTCGACGCTGTCGAGTTCGAGCAGGCTCACAGCTCGACACCTCCGAGGTACGCTTCCTGGACGTCGGGGTCGCCCTGGACCTCCTCGGGCGTCCCTCTGGCGATGATGTCACCCTGGTGTAACACGGCGATGCGGTCGGAGATGCTGAAGACGATCTCCATGTCGTGTTCGACCAGCAGGATGGTCAGCCCCATCTCCTCCTGGACGCGCTCGATCAGGTCGACCGTCTCCTGGGTCTCCTCCGGCGACATGCCGGCGGTCGGTTCGTCCATCAGGAGGAGCGACGGTTCACTCGCGAGGGCGATACCGATCTCCAGGCGACGCTTGTCGCCGTAAGGGAGGTCGGCCGCGGTGACGTCCTTCTGCGGGAGCAACTCGACGGCGTCGAGGACGTCGCGAGTCCGCTCGGCGACCTCCGGATAGCTGTCCCGGTGCCGGAGGAAGTTGAACCGGAAGGAGCCGTGTTCGGCCCCCAGCGAGGCGATGTTGGCGTTCTCCTCCACGGAGAGGTCCGGGAAGATAGAGGCCGTCTGGAACGACTTGCCGACGCCGCGCTGGACGACCTCGTGGGGTTCGAGGTCCGTTATCGACTCGCCCTCGAACAGGATGTCACCGCTGGTCTCCTCGAGCATCCGGGTGATGAGGTTGATCAGCGTCGACTTGCCCGCACCGTTGGGGCCGATCAGCGACAGCAACTCGCCATCCTGTATCTGGAGGTTCACGTCGTCGGTGGCCGTGAGGCCGCCGAACTCCTTGACGAGGTCGCGCGTCTCGAGGATGGTGCTCATCGGTCCTCACCTCCGACGAGGGACGTGATCCAGTCACGGCCGTTTGCGGCTTTCTGGCGTGCGATCGTCGGGGCTTCCGGTAAGAGGAGGCTCTTCTCGCGCACCCAGGAGATGCCACCCCAGATGCCGTTGGGCATCGTGACCACGACGACGATGAAGACGACGCCGAGGATGAGGTGCCAGAAGTCGCCGATGCCGGCCATGCCGCTGACGATGTTCGCGACGTACATGTACAGCCCGGCGCCGAATATCGCGCCGAACAGGGAGCCGGCGCCGCCGAGGACGGTGATGACGACGATGTCGCCGCTGACCGTCCACTGTAGCGTGTTCTCGATGGGCACGTACGAGCGCTGGATCGTGTAGAGGCTCCCCGCCACGCCGGCGAAGGCCCCCGAGATGATAAAGGACATGAGCTTGTATCGCCAGACGTTGAGACCGACGAACTCCGCGCGCTGTTCGTTCTCCCGGATCGCCCGGAGCACGACGCCGTACGGTGAGTTGAGGATGCGGTAGCCGACGACGACCGCGAGGACGAGCGCGGTGCCGGCGAAGACGTACATCCAGTTGCTGACGAACGCTACGGGCACGAACGGCACCTGGCTGCCCAGGTCGATGACGCCGAGCAGGTTCCCGACCTCGACGCCGGTGAACCCGTTCTCGCCGCCGGTGACGGTGGACAGCGGCGAGAGGAAGATGTAGTAGATCATCTGTCCGAACGCCAGCGTGAGGATGGCGAAGTAGATGCCGCCGCGGCGCAGCGAGATCCACCCGATGACCCAGGCGAGCACCACCGCGACGGTGGTCCCGGCGAGGATCATCGCGATGGGGCTCCCGAACACTTCGGCGCTGAAGATGCCGGCGGCGTATGCCGCGGTGCCCCAGAACATCGCGTGGCCGAACGAGAGCAGCCCGGTGTACCCGAGCAGCAGGTCGTAGCCGATGGCGAAGATGGCCCAGATCAGCGTGAGCGTGATGAGGCTGTTGTACCACGTGAGGTCGCTCGGGAGACCGATCGCGTCCGGGACCGTCACCAGGACGAACGGCGCCAGGAGGACGCCGAGGATCGTCAGCACGGCGACGGTGGACTCCTGTTCGCGGACCGCTGCCCAGCGCTCGTACAGCGACGGCGACTGTTCGCCGGGCTCTGCGCTCTCCGGTTCGGTCGGAGTCTGGACCTCGTCGCTCATGCGGCCACCTCCTCCTCACCGAGGAGGCCCTGTGGCCTGGTGAGCAACACGACGACCGCGAGCACGTAGATGCCGACCTGTGCCCACGGCGTCCAGTTGACGGTGATACCGAGCAGCGAGACGCTGCCGAGCGAGATGAGCGCCACCTGGACCATCCCGATGAGCGTCCCACCGAGGACGGCGCCCCGGATCGACCCGACGCCGCCGATGACGACGGTCAGGAACGCCGGCACGAGGATCGACATCCCGATCTCGGGGTTGATGTTCGAGAGCGGCGCGCCGACGACGCCGGCGACCCCGGCGAGCGCCGCGCCGATGCCGAACATGACGATGTAGGGTCGGGTGATCTTGATGCCCAGCAGGCGCACCATCTCCGGGTCGCGCGTGCCGGCTTTGACGACCAGTCCGAAGTCGGTGTACTCGACGATGGCGTACACCGCCAGGACGAGGACGGCCGTGATCACGATGACCCAGAGTCGCCAGAGACCGAGGCTCACGGCGGTGAACGGGATGTCGGTGGGTCCCGAGAGCGGGATCACACCCAGGGCCTCCGGGGGGATCACCAGTTTGTAACTGCGACCGCCCACGAGGGCGTGGAGCGCCTCCTGGACGACGATGGCGAGCCCGAAGGTCACCAGGATCTGGTCCGTGTCGGGCCGGTCGTAGAACGGGCGCGCGACGTACCGCTCCATGGCGAGCCCGACGACGAAGACGAAGACGGGAACGAACACCAGGGCGGGCAGGAATCCCAGGTCGAGGCCGATCGTCTGGTATCCCCAGTCGGCCAGTTTCCCGTTCGAGACCGAGATCTCCTGGGCGATCAACAGCCCGGCGTACGCACCGATGACGTACAGCGCGCCGTGGGCGAAGTTGACGAACCGCAACGTCCCGAGAATGATCGACAGGCCGATGGCCAGCAGGACGTAGATAGCACCCTGCTGGAGTCCGTTGACCAGCAATACGATGATATCCCCGAGGATGTTCACGAGTCGATCACCTCGGAGGGAGCGAGACAGCCGCACCGTCTCCGTCGAATTTGATTGTCAGTAACAGGCATGGTAATGTGAGCCTCCGTCGATGAGGTATGTCAATGTAGGTAGTTCAGCAGACCGCCGACAGTTCACTCGTCTCCGTACTCTCCGAGTTCGCACTGCGACGCGGGTCCTTCGTCACAGCCGTAGCCGACGTCGTCGCGCGAGGTGATGTCGACGATTTCGAAGAACTGCCCGTCGCCCTGCTCGGACTCCGGGAGCCCGCGGACGACCGGGATCGCGCGCTGGGCCTGGTGGTCGCAGGCACGCATCGTCTCATCGCCCATCCCGATGTTGTCGTACTCGAAGCCTTCGAGCTGCCGGATGACCTCCGGCGGGTAGAACGTTCCGGCGCGTTCGACCGCGGCAGCGTACTGGAGCGTCCCCGAGTACGCGAGCTGGGCCGGCCCCGAGGGCACGCGGCCGTCGTACTCCTCGCCGAAGAATTCGGTGAAGGAGTTCGAGGGCTCGTTGTCGATCTGGGAGTCCCAGGCGATCGTGCCGTAGATGCCGTCGATGGCGGAACTGGCCGCCTCCGCCATGGGCCGGTTGTACAGCGGCATGACGATCTCCATGTCCTCGTCGATACCCGCGTCGATGGCCTGGTTCAGCGAGTTCGCCCCGTCCAGCCCGTAGTGGTTGAGGAACAGGACGTCGGCGCCCGAACTCTGGGCCTCCGAGAGGTACGAGGAGAAGTCGCTCGTGTCCAGCGGCGTCGCGACGCTGTTGACTTCCTCCCAGCCGGCCTCGCCGAAGAACTTCCGGATGGACTCCTCGACCGTCTTCCCCCAGGAGTAGTCCGCGTACAGCTGGTAGAACGACAGGTCGTCACCGTACTCCTCGGTGACGACGGGCGTCAGCGCCTGCCCAGTCATGTACGCGTTGAACATCTCCCGGAAGCTGTAGCGGACACAGTCCTGTCCGGTCGTGTCGTTGGAGTGTGTCAGACAGCACGTGAACATCACGTTCTCGCGCTGGGCCACGCCCTGCTGGGCGATGGCGACCGCGCTCGAGGAACCGCCGGCGAACATGATCACGTCGTCGCGCTGGATCATCCGTGAGGCGGACTCGTCCGCGGTCGAAGCGTCCGTGGCGGTGTCACCCTCCACGTAGTCGATCTCGTAGTCGAGGACGCCTTCGCCCGAGAGGTCGTCCCAGTTGTCGACCCAGCCGCCCCCGTTGTTGAGGTGTTTGACGGCCAGTTCGTACGCCCGGAGCTCGTCCTCTCCCTCCGAGGAGTACGGCCCCGATAGCGGGACGTTGAAGCCGAACATCGCCGTGTCGCCCTCGATCGGGTAGTTCCCGAGCGCGGGGTATTCGTCGTCACCGTTGCCACCACCATCGCCGGAACAACCAGCTAGCCCAGCCAGTCCGAGTGCACCAGTCGCGCCGGCCTGTTTTAGCACAGAGCGTCGTGAGACGCTCTTGTCATCGCTTGACATACACAGTACCACCTGTCGAGTACCCTCATAATAGTTGGGTATAATTATTCCAAACACACACGAACGGGTCGCGAAAATACGCCGTACGGTGGCCGGTATCCCGGAATAAATGCCCTCGACGGGGCGGCTCAGTCGCCGCGCATCCGGTCGCGGATCTCTTCGGGGACGCTCGGATCCCGGAGCGTCGTCGTGTTGCCGAGTTCCTCGTCGTTGGAGATGTTCTCCAGCAGGCGGCGCATGATCTTGCCCGAGCGCGTCTTGGGCAGGTCGTCACAGAAGATGACGTTCGCCGGCCGGGCGAACTTCCCGATCTCGTCCTCGACGGCCTCGACGATGCGGCCCCGTACTGCGTCGCTCTCCTCGACGCCGTCGCGCACGACGACGTAGACGTCGGGTACTTCGCCCTTCTCGGCGTCCTCGCGCGCGGCGACGGCGGCCTCGGCGACGTCCTCGACCTCGGCGACGGCGGACTCGAGTTCCATCGTGCCGAGGCGGTGGCCCGCGACGTTCATCACGTCGTCGAGGCGGCCGAGCACGCGGAAGTAGTCGTCCTGGCCGTGGACGGCACCGTCGCCGGCCTTGTACACCCAGTCGTCGGGGTCGTCGGAGTCGGTGTCCGAGAAGTCCTGCCAGTACTCCTCGATGAACCGCTCGTCGTTGCCGTACACCGTCTGGAGCATGCCGGGCCAGGGGTCCTCGATGACGAGGTTGCCGGCCTGGCCGGACGCGGGTTCGATCGGTTCGCCGTCGTCGTCGTAGATGGCCGGACTGATGCCGGGCTGGGCCTTGCCAGCGCTACCGGGCTTCATGTCGTCGAGGGCCGGCAGGTTCGTGATGAGGTGGCCGCCCGTCTCGGTCTGCCACCAGGTGTCGACGATGACGGCGTCCTCGTCGCCGATGTACTTGTAGTACCAGAGCCACGCTTCGGGCTGGATCGGCTCCCCGACCGTCGTCATGTGCCGGAAGTCGAAGTCGTAGTCCTGGACGTGCTCCTCGCCCCACTTCATGAACATCCGCACCGCCGTCGGTGACGTGTGGAAGATGTCCACGTCGTAGCGCTCGGCGATCTCCCAGATGCGGCCCTTGTGCGGGTGGTCCGGGGTGTCCTCGTACATCACGCTCGTGGTCCCCAGCGACAGGGGCCCGTAGACGATGTAGCTGTGGCCCGTGATCCACCCGATGTCGGCCGCACACCAGTAGGTGTCCTCGGGCTTGATGTCCAGCACGTTCTTCGACGTCGCGGTGACGTAGGACATGTACCCGCCCGTGCGGTGCTGGCACCCCTTGGGCTGGCCCGTCGTCCCGGACGTGTACATGAGGAAGAGCGGATCCTCGGCGTCGCGGGAGACGGGTTCGACGCGTCGCCGCTCGTTGTTCTCCAGCAGTTCGTCGACCAGGACGTAGGGGTCGTCGCTGGTTATCTCGACGTCGTCGTCGAGTTCGTCGTGGCGCGTCCACAGCAGGACGGTGTCGGGATCGGACTCCGCGAGTTCCAGCGCCTCGTCGCACTTCTCCTTGTGGTTCAGGAACTCGCCGCGGCGGTAGTAGCCGTCGACGGTGACGACGACGTCCGACCCGGCGCTGTCGATGCGGTCCGCGAGCGCCTGCGCGGAGAAGCCGGCGAACACCTCGGAGTGGGGCGCGCCGATGCGCGCACACGAGAGCATCGTCACCGGCAGCGACGGCAACATCGGGAGGTGACAGGTGACGACGTCGTCCTCCTCGACGCCGACCTCTTTCAGTACCGCGGCCATCTCGTTGACCCGGTTGTACAGGTCCTGGTACGTGATGTGCTCGCGCTCTTCGGCGTCGGTCCCCTCCCAGATGAGGGCGGCCTGGTTCTTGCGCTCCTCGAGGTGCCGGTCGATGCAGTTGTAGGAGGCGTTCAGTTTCCCGCCCGTGAACCACTCGTAGAACGGCGGGTTGGAGTCGTCGAGCACCTCGTCCCAGTGTTCGTCCCACTCCAGGAGCTCGGCGTACTCCTCGAAACACTTCGGATAGTTCTCGTCGAAACGCTCGTGGATGGAGGGGTCGGTGACGTTGGCCTGCCCGACGAACTGCGTCGGCGGCCGGAAGTACTCTTGCTCGGTCAGCCGGGCCTCCAGTTCAGCCTCGGCATCCACGTCGGCGTCGTCACTCATGGCAGATCGCCTCCGCGCCCGCGTCAGATACGGCCACCCGGTCGGTCGCCCGATGATCACCCTCCACGTCTGCTGCGGCCCGTGTCGCGTAACCTGTTGGCATAGAACGTCCGGAACATGTCGAAGGACGCTCTTAAGATGATCGTCTAAATAGCAAAAAGATCGTGACAGTGCCGGTCCG contains the following coding sequences:
- a CDS encoding substrate-binding protein, with product MSSDDKSVSRRSVLKQAGATGALGLAGLAGCSGDGGGNGDDEYPALGNYPIEGDTAMFGFNVPLSGPYSSEGEDELRAYELAVKHLNNGGGWVDNWDDLSGEGVLDYEIDYVEGDTATDASTADESASRMIQRDDVIMFAGGSSSAVAIAQQGVAQRENVMFTCCLTHSNDTTGQDCVRYSFREMFNAYMTGQALTPVVTEEYGDDLSFYQLYADYSWGKTVEESIRKFFGEAGWEEVNSVATPLDTSDFSSYLSEAQSSGADVLFLNHYGLDGANSLNQAIDAGIDEDMEIVMPLYNRPMAEAASSAIDGIYGTIAWDSQIDNEPSNSFTEFFGEEYDGRVPSGPAQLAYSGTLQYAAAVERAGTFYPPEVIRQLEGFEYDNIGMGDETMRACDHQAQRAIPVVRGLPESEQGDGQFFEIVDITSRDDVGYGCDEGPASQCELGEYGDE
- a CDS encoding ABC transporter ATP-binding protein; the protein is MSTILETRDLVKEFGGLTATDDVNLQIQDGELLSLIGPNGAGKSTLINLITRMLEETSGDILFEGESITDLEPHEVVQRGVGKSFQTASIFPDLSVEENANIASLGAEHGSFRFNFLRHRDSYPEVAERTRDVLDAVELLPQKDVTAADLPYGDKRRLEIGIALASEPSLLLMDEPTAGMSPEETQETVDLIERVQEEMGLTILLVEHDMEIVFSISDRIAVLHQGDIIARGTPEEVQGDPDVQEAYLGGVEL
- the acs gene encoding acetate--CoA ligase; protein product: MSDDADVDAEAELEARLTEQEYFRPPTQFVGQANVTDPSIHERFDENYPKCFEEYAELLEWDEHWDEVLDDSNPPFYEWFTGGKLNASYNCIDRHLEERKNQAALIWEGTDAEEREHITYQDLYNRVNEMAAVLKEVGVEEDDVVTCHLPMLPSLPVTMLSCARIGAPHSEVFAGFSAQALADRIDSAGSDVVVTVDGYYRRGEFLNHKEKCDEALELAESDPDTVLLWTRHDELDDDVEITSDDPYVLVDELLENNERRRVEPVSRDAEDPLFLMYTSGTTGQPKGCQHRTGGYMSYVTATSKNVLDIKPEDTYWCAADIGWITGHSYIVYGPLSLGTTSVMYEDTPDHPHKGRIWEIAERYDVDIFHTSPTAVRMFMKWGEEHVQDYDFDFRHMTTVGEPIQPEAWLWYYKYIGDEDAVIVDTWWQTETGGHLITNLPALDDMKPGSAGKAQPGISPAIYDDDGEPIEPASGQAGNLVIEDPWPGMLQTVYGNDERFIEEYWQDFSDTDSDDPDDWVYKAGDGAVHGQDDYFRVLGRLDDVMNVAGHRLGTMELESAVAEVEDVAEAAVAAREDAEKGEVPDVYVVVRDGVEESDAVRGRIVEAVEDEIGKFARPANVIFCDDLPKTRSGKIMRRLLENISNDEELGNTTTLRDPSVPEEIRDRMRGD
- a CDS encoding ABC transporter ATP-binding protein, whose product is MSLLELDSVDSYYGESHILRDVSMHVEEGEICALLGRNGAGKTTTLRSIAGARPPTVRDGTITYKGRNITDLPTEDISALGISHVPEERRVFANLTVEENLHLAEVVSNPSNTWGRDIDFEHTGMTTEEVYDDFPRLGERASQQAGTLSGGEQQMLAIARALKQSTDLLMLDEPYEGLAPQIIETVENAIERIRDDGTTVLLVEQNAAAAMQIADRCYVVDQGAVVFSGSADELREDDETRQRYLGV
- a CDS encoding branched-chain amino acid ABC transporter permease — encoded protein: MNILGDIIVLLVNGLQQGAIYVLLAIGLSIILGTLRFVNFAHGALYVIGAYAGLLIAQEISVSNGKLADWGYQTIGLDLGFLPALVFVPVFVFVVGLAMERYVARPFYDRPDTDQILVTFGLAIVVQEALHALVGGRSYKLVIPPEALGVIPLSGPTDIPFTAVSLGLWRLWVIVITAVLVLAVYAIVEYTDFGLVVKAGTRDPEMVRLLGIKITRPYIVMFGIGAALAGVAGVVGAPLSNINPEIGMSILVPAFLTVVIGGVGSIRGAVLGGTLIGMVQVALISLGSVSLLGITVNWTPWAQVGIYVLAVVVLLTRPQGLLGEEEVAA
- a CDS encoding branched-chain amino acid ABC transporter permease gives rise to the protein MSDEVQTPTEPESAEPGEQSPSLYERWAAVREQESTVAVLTILGVLLAPFVLVTVPDAIGLPSDLTWYNSLITLTLIWAIFAIGYDLLLGYTGLLSFGHAMFWGTAAYAAGIFSAEVFGSPIAMILAGTTVAVVLAWVIGWISLRRGGIYFAILTLAFGQMIYYIFLSPLSTVTGGENGFTGVEVGNLLGVIDLGSQVPFVPVAFVSNWMYVFAGTALVLAVVVGYRILNSPYGVVLRAIRENEQRAEFVGLNVWRYKLMSFIISGAFAGVAGSLYTIQRSYVPIENTLQWTVSGDIVVITVLGGAGSLFGAIFGAGLYMYVANIVSGMAGIGDFWHLILGVVFIVVVVTMPNGIWGGISWVREKSLLLPEAPTIARQKAANGRDWITSLVGGEDR